In a single window of the Mycobacterium bourgelatii genome:
- a CDS encoding IS110 family transposase, with product MAETDRVWVGIDVGKSTHHACAIDHAGNVAWSKKIPNEQAAIEALIALAGGTAHRVVWGIDLTSPPAALLIATLLSSKAAVVYVPGRTVNTMSHAFRGEGKTDAKDARVIAETARLRRDLSPVVPGDDLVAELRSLTAYRSDLMADWVRGVNRLRSMLTAIFPALEAAFDYSTRAPLILVSNMCTPAEIRLAKRTGVIKHLRKRQAWPTGIEVIADKAVAAAAGQTITLPGEAGTAGLIKQLAARLLDLDRQIKDIDKQITKKFREHPSAAIIESMPGMGPHLGAEFIVITGGNMAAFTNAGRLASFAGLVPVPRDSGRITGNLHRPKRYNRRLRRVFYLAALSSLKIEGPSRAFYDRKRSENRIHTQALLALARRHVDVLWALLRENRTWQPQQPSAAAA from the coding sequence ATGGCCGAAACGGACCGGGTGTGGGTGGGTATCGATGTTGGTAAGTCCACGCATCATGCGTGCGCGATCGATCACGCCGGAAACGTGGCGTGGTCGAAGAAGATCCCAAACGAACAGGCTGCGATCGAAGCGTTGATCGCTCTGGCCGGTGGGACTGCTCACCGGGTGGTGTGGGGGATTGATTTGACCTCGCCGCCGGCGGCGCTGCTGATCGCCACGCTGCTGAGCTCCAAAGCTGCGGTGGTGTATGTGCCGGGCCGCACGGTCAATACGATGAGTCACGCGTTCCGCGGTGAAGGCAAGACCGACGCCAAAGACGCTCGCGTGATCGCCGAAACCGCTCGGCTGCGACGAGATCTGTCCCCGGTCGTACCCGGCGACGACCTGGTGGCCGAATTGCGGTCGCTGACTGCATACCGCTCGGATCTGATGGCTGACTGGGTGCGTGGCGTAAACCGGCTGCGTTCGATGCTCACCGCCATCTTCCCTGCCCTGGAAGCCGCCTTCGACTACTCGACCCGCGCTCCGTTGATCCTGGTGTCCAATATGTGCACCCCAGCTGAAATCCGGTTGGCGAAAAGAACTGGAGTGATTAAGCACCTTCGGAAACGCCAGGCGTGGCCCACCGGAATCGAGGTGATCGCTGACAAGGCCGTCGCTGCCGCAGCAGGGCAGACGATCACCCTTCCCGGCGAAGCCGGAACCGCCGGGCTCATCAAACAGCTCGCAGCGCGGCTGCTGGATCTGGATCGCCAGATCAAGGACATTGACAAGCAGATCACCAAGAAATTCCGTGAGCATCCCAGCGCCGCCATCATCGAGTCGATGCCCGGTATGGGACCACATCTGGGTGCCGAGTTCATTGTGATCACCGGCGGCAACATGGCCGCGTTCACCAACGCGGGCCGGCTGGCATCGTTCGCCGGATTGGTGCCCGTGCCCCGAGATTCGGGGCGTATCACTGGCAATCTGCACCGACCCAAGCGCTACAACCGCCGGTTGCGCCGCGTGTTCTACCTCGCGGCACTGTCCAGCCTCAAGATCGAAGGCCCCTCGCGAGCTTTCTACGATCGCAAGAGATCCGAGAACCGTATCCACACCCAGGCCCTGCTTGCCCTGGCACGCCGCCATGTCGATGTTTTGTGGGCACTGCTGCGCGAGAACCGAACCTGGCAACCCCAGCAACCCTCGGCCGCGGCCGCCTGA
- a CDS encoding TetR/AcrR family transcriptional regulator, producing MVVDFGRPRDPRIDGAVLSATVELLAETGYPKLSVAAIAKRAGTSKPAIYRRWPSKAHLVHEAVFPIGTATEIPGTGSLHEDLAEMVRRTLAVLTTPAARAALPGLIGEMAADPTLHSALLKRFGGIFAGGLAEWLDGAAARGEVRPGVRATDLAEAIAGLTLIALLTRGAELDDAWVHRTTTLLLKGISMSVSSGKDA from the coding sequence ATGGTTGTAGACTTTGGCCGACCGCGCGATCCGCGTATCGACGGTGCCGTACTGTCCGCCACGGTCGAGCTGCTGGCCGAAACCGGCTATCCGAAGCTTTCGGTCGCGGCGATCGCCAAACGCGCCGGGACCAGCAAGCCCGCCATTTACCGGCGCTGGCCGAGCAAGGCCCACCTGGTGCACGAGGCCGTGTTCCCGATCGGCACCGCTACCGAGATCCCCGGCACGGGGTCGCTGCACGAAGATCTGGCCGAGATGGTGCGCCGGACCTTGGCGGTTCTGACGACGCCCGCCGCCAGAGCGGCCCTGCCCGGGTTGATCGGCGAGATGGCGGCGGACCCAACCTTGCATTCGGCCCTGCTGAAACGTTTCGGCGGCATTTTTGCCGGGGGCCTTGCCGAGTGGCTCGACGGCGCCGCGGCCCGGGGCGAGGTCCGTCCCGGTGTGCGCGCCACCGACCTGGCCGAGGCGATCGCCGGCCTCACGTTGATCGCCCTGCTTACCCGCGGCGCCGAACTCGACGACGCCTGGGTCCATCGGACCACCACGTTGCTCCTGAAAGGAATCTCAATGAGCGTGTCAAGCGGTAAGGACGCTTAG
- a CDS encoding sulfotransferase family protein, whose product MTDAVRLEDLDQPQFSPEAQQILDMMATMAPLCPLYADALHERASADTGLSDFGPTDYRERLDVYLEALRNIDNLHDAGIVNFYSQLLQLLKNRLLLTDLLRRHPEIGDIELRAPLVIAGLPRTGTTHLHNLLAAAPTFRTMPYWESVEPFPLPSEVGVEPDPRRARMDVAVSVINTVMPHFALMHEMTTDHVHEEIQLLANDFSTMYFETLADVPQWRDYYQAHDQTPHYRHLATQLKAMQFLRGADRWLLKSPQHLEQVRVLNRVFPDSIVIFTHRDPVPVALSMIAMITYSARMHRSPVPVAQIAQYWVDRLERMLNALVRDRDIIGDDRSIDIRFDDFMADEVGIAKRVYALADEKYTDAARAAIADYLAGHRRGRLGSVATSYEMFGLQEDDLRARFSGYVERFLA is encoded by the coding sequence GTGACCGACGCCGTTCGCTTGGAAGACCTCGACCAACCGCAATTCAGCCCCGAGGCCCAACAGATCCTCGACATGATGGCCACGATGGCCCCGCTCTGTCCGCTGTACGCCGACGCGCTGCATGAGCGGGCCAGTGCCGACACCGGACTGTCCGATTTCGGCCCCACGGATTACCGCGAGCGCCTCGACGTGTACCTCGAGGCGCTGCGCAACATCGACAACCTGCACGACGCGGGAATCGTCAACTTCTACAGCCAGCTGCTGCAGTTGCTCAAGAACCGACTGCTGCTGACCGACCTGTTGCGCCGGCATCCAGAGATCGGCGACATCGAACTGCGCGCCCCGCTGGTGATCGCCGGGCTGCCCCGCACCGGCACCACGCATCTGCACAATCTCCTGGCGGCGGCACCGACCTTCCGCACCATGCCGTACTGGGAGAGCGTCGAACCCTTCCCGTTGCCGTCGGAGGTCGGCGTCGAACCGGACCCGCGACGCGCCCGCATGGACGTGGCGGTGAGCGTGATCAACACCGTGATGCCGCATTTCGCGCTCATGCACGAGATGACGACCGATCACGTGCACGAAGAAATCCAGTTGCTGGCCAACGATTTCTCGACGATGTACTTCGAGACGCTCGCCGACGTGCCGCAGTGGCGCGATTACTACCAGGCCCACGACCAGACGCCCCATTACCGCCACCTGGCCACGCAACTCAAGGCGATGCAGTTCCTCCGTGGCGCGGATCGCTGGCTGTTGAAGTCACCCCAGCATCTTGAGCAGGTGCGGGTGCTGAACCGGGTCTTCCCCGACAGCATCGTGATTTTCACGCACCGGGACCCGGTCCCCGTCGCACTGTCCATGATCGCGATGATCACCTACTCCGCGCGCATGCACCGCTCACCGGTACCGGTGGCACAGATCGCGCAGTACTGGGTTGACAGGCTCGAGCGCATGCTCAACGCGCTAGTCCGCGATCGCGACATCATCGGCGACGACCGCTCGATCGATATCCGCTTCGACGACTTCATGGCCGACGAAGTCGGCATTGCCAAGCGCGTGTACGCCCTCGCCGATGAAAAGTACACCGACGCGGCACGTGCGGCGATCGCCGACTACCTGGCCGGCCACCGGCGCGGTCGATTGGGCAGCGTCGCAACGTCATACGAGATGTTCGGGCTGCAGGAAGACGACCTGCGGGCGCGCTTTTCCGGATACGTCGAGCGGTTCCTGGCCTAG
- a CDS encoding zinc-binding dehydrogenase has product MTATMRAERFYSDTKRVELEDVPIPEPGPGEVLVKVAFCGICHSDLSLINGTFPPQAPVVTQGHEASGTIAKLGPDVTGWAEGDRVVVAAGRPCQVCPNCRRGDLSNCQRIKLMAFAYDGAWAEYTVAQAVGLTRVPDNVPLEQAAILADAVSTPFGAVVRTGKVAVGESVGVWGVGGVGTHIVQLARLVGAVPVIAFDINPAVLERALELGADYAFDTRDDRLYERVAEITGGRMLDVAFDAVGLKVTFEQALSCVTVGGRLVGVGMSAESPTVGPTAMFGLTRKQVLGHLGYQNVDIETLTKLVSAGRLDLSRSISEIVALEDIHRGIEKLERQDGNPIRILVKP; this is encoded by the coding sequence ATGACCGCCACCATGCGGGCCGAGCGCTTCTACTCGGACACCAAACGCGTTGAGCTGGAAGATGTTCCGATTCCAGAGCCGGGACCGGGCGAGGTTCTGGTCAAGGTCGCCTTCTGCGGTATCTGCCATTCGGACCTGAGCCTGATCAACGGCACGTTCCCGCCGCAGGCGCCGGTGGTGACTCAGGGCCACGAGGCATCGGGCACCATCGCGAAACTGGGGCCCGATGTGACGGGCTGGGCAGAGGGCGACCGGGTGGTCGTCGCCGCAGGTCGCCCCTGCCAGGTCTGCCCGAACTGCCGGCGAGGCGATCTGAGCAATTGCCAGCGGATCAAATTGATGGCCTTCGCCTACGACGGCGCGTGGGCGGAATACACGGTGGCGCAAGCGGTGGGACTGACCCGAGTACCGGACAACGTCCCGTTGGAGCAGGCCGCGATTCTGGCCGATGCGGTGTCGACACCGTTCGGCGCGGTGGTTCGCACCGGCAAGGTCGCGGTCGGAGAATCCGTCGGCGTATGGGGCGTCGGCGGCGTAGGAACCCACATCGTCCAGTTGGCCCGTTTGGTGGGCGCGGTTCCGGTGATCGCGTTCGACATCAACCCCGCCGTGCTGGAGCGCGCGCTGGAACTCGGCGCCGACTACGCGTTCGACACCCGCGACGACCGACTGTACGAACGGGTCGCCGAGATCACCGGCGGTCGCATGCTGGACGTGGCGTTCGACGCCGTCGGCCTGAAAGTGACGTTCGAGCAGGCGCTTAGCTGTGTGACCGTCGGCGGCCGGTTGGTGGGTGTCGGGATGAGCGCGGAATCCCCAACCGTCGGGCCCACCGCCATGTTCGGGCTGACCCGCAAGCAGGTACTCGGTCACCTGGGCTATCAGAACGTCGACATCGAAACCCTGACCAAGCTGGTTTCAGCTGGGCGCCTTGACCTTTCGCGTTCAATCAGCGAGATCGTCGCCCTCGAAGACATCCACCGGGGCATCGAGAAGCTGGAACGCCAGGACGGCAATCCGATTCGGATCCTCGTCAAACCTTGA
- a CDS encoding TOBE domain-containing protein, which produces MRLSTRNQLTGTITQVDLGSVMAIVKVRLDGGDQIITASVTKDAAVELGLTVGQPATVFIKSTEVTVGVD; this is translated from the coding sequence ATGCGACTTTCCACTCGGAACCAGCTCACGGGCACCATCACCCAGGTTGACCTCGGCAGCGTCATGGCCATCGTGAAGGTGCGCCTCGACGGCGGCGATCAGATCATCACCGCGTCGGTCACCAAGGATGCCGCCGTCGAGCTGGGCCTCACGGTGGGCCAACCCGCGACGGTGTTCATCAAGTCGACCGAAGTGACGGTCGGCGTCGACTGA
- a CDS encoding TetR/AcrR family transcriptional regulator has protein sequence MASATALPSGPSGAAGAELVDADPFRQRLLGGLATSIDERGYRATTVADIVRHARTSKRTFYDQFSSKEQCFLELLLFDNQKLASNLRAAVDPEADWHVQIRQVVEAFVDHIESRPSLTLSWIRELPSLGDIARPVQRHGTQLLTGLLIELSASPGFKRANLPPLSVPLAVILLGGVRELTAIAVEDGRPVRDVVEPTVDASIALLGPRHQRD, from the coding sequence ATGGCCTCAGCGACGGCGCTGCCATCGGGGCCATCGGGCGCGGCTGGCGCGGAACTCGTGGACGCTGATCCATTTCGGCAACGCCTGCTCGGCGGCCTGGCCACTTCGATCGATGAACGTGGCTACCGCGCCACCACCGTCGCCGACATCGTTCGGCACGCGCGCACCTCCAAACGCACGTTCTACGACCAATTCTCCAGCAAAGAGCAGTGCTTCTTGGAACTCTTGCTGTTCGACAACCAGAAGCTCGCCAGCAACCTCCGAGCGGCCGTCGATCCCGAAGCCGACTGGCACGTGCAGATCCGCCAGGTGGTCGAGGCGTTCGTCGACCATATCGAATCCCGGCCCAGCCTGACTTTGAGTTGGATACGCGAGCTTCCGTCGCTCGGCGACATTGCCCGCCCTGTGCAGCGACACGGCACTCAGTTGCTCACCGGGTTGCTGATCGAACTCAGCGCCAGCCCAGGGTTTAAGCGGGCAAACCTGCCACCGTTGAGCGTGCCGCTGGCGGTGATCCTGCTGGGCGGGGTGCGCGAGCTGACCGCGATCGCCGTCGAAGACGGCCGACCCGTCCGCGACGTCGTCGAACCGACGGTGGATGCGTCCATCGCATTGCTGGGGCCTCGTCATCAAAGGGATTAG
- a CDS encoding cytochrome P450, giving the protein MTEVVQAAPAPPAIKLPPATRMPALIQGLGFATARRRMMRNLARRYGKVFSVHVPIYGDIVVVGDAQLARQIFTTSPDELGNIKPNLSRLFGSGSVFALDREEHRRRRRLLAPPFHGKSIKNYETIIERETLCETAKWPEGKLFPTLESMNRITLNAILRAVFGADGAELDELRRIIPPWVTLGSRLAALPMPKRNYGRLSPWGWMAEWRQNYDVIIDKLIANEQSDPNFHERTDVLALLLRSTYEDGSAMSRKDIGDELLTLLAAGHETTASTLGWAFERLCRHPEVLADLVQEVDAGGSELRHAVILEVQRVRTVIDFAPRHVFSDVYQLGEWTLPRGSSLIVNIAQIHEDPDVFPNPERFDPQRFMGSKPPAFAWIPFGGGTRRCVGAAFANMELDVVLRTVLQHFTIETTTARDERWHGRGVAYTPKSGGRIVVHRR; this is encoded by the coding sequence ATGACCGAAGTCGTCCAAGCCGCACCGGCGCCGCCTGCGATCAAGTTGCCTCCGGCAACGCGGATGCCGGCGCTCATCCAGGGACTTGGCTTCGCCACGGCGCGCCGACGAATGATGCGCAACCTGGCCCGGCGGTACGGCAAGGTGTTCAGCGTCCACGTCCCCATCTACGGCGACATCGTGGTGGTCGGCGACGCGCAGTTGGCCAGGCAGATCTTCACCACCAGCCCCGATGAGCTGGGCAACATCAAGCCCAACTTGAGCCGGCTGTTCGGCTCGGGATCCGTGTTCGCCCTCGACCGGGAGGAGCACCGTCGCCGGCGCCGGCTCCTGGCGCCGCCGTTCCACGGCAAGAGCATCAAGAATTACGAGACCATCATCGAACGGGAAACGCTGTGCGAAACCGCGAAATGGCCTGAGGGCAAGCTGTTTCCGACGCTGGAGTCGATGAATCGCATTACGCTGAACGCCATCCTGCGCGCGGTGTTCGGCGCCGACGGCGCCGAGCTCGACGAGCTGCGCCGCATCATTCCGCCCTGGGTCACCCTGGGTTCGCGATTGGCGGCGCTACCGATGCCTAAACGCAACTACGGGCGGTTGAGCCCGTGGGGCTGGATGGCCGAGTGGCGGCAAAACTACGACGTCATCATCGACAAATTGATCGCCAACGAGCAGTCCGACCCGAACTTCCACGAGCGCACGGACGTGCTGGCGCTACTGCTGCGCAGCACCTACGAGGATGGTTCGGCCATGTCGCGCAAGGACATTGGTGACGAGCTGCTTACCCTGTTGGCCGCCGGCCACGAAACCACGGCGTCAACCCTGGGCTGGGCGTTCGAACGACTGTGTCGGCATCCCGAGGTGCTGGCCGACTTGGTGCAAGAGGTTGACGCCGGAGGCAGCGAACTGCGGCACGCGGTAATTCTCGAGGTCCAGCGAGTCAGGACCGTCATCGATTTCGCCCCGCGCCATGTCTTTTCCGACGTCTACCAACTCGGCGAATGGACGCTTCCCCGCGGGTCATCGCTGATTGTCAACATCGCACAGATTCACGAGGACCCCGACGTCTTCCCCAACCCGGAGCGCTTTGACCCGCAACGGTTCATGGGGTCGAAGCCGCCCGCTTTCGCCTGGATCCCGTTCGGCGGCGGGACTCGCCGCTGCGTGGGGGCGGCATTCGCCAACATGGAACTCGATGTCGTGCTGCGAACGGTGTTGCAGCACTTCACCATTGAGACCACCACGGCACGCGACGAGCGTTGGCACGGCCGCGGGGTTGCGTATACCCCGAAAAGCGGCGGCCGCATCGTCGTGCACCGCCGCTGA
- the msrA gene encoding peptide-methionine (S)-S-oxide reductase MsrA — translation MAPAQNETKRAILAGGCFWGVQELIRKQPGVVTTRVGYTGGDVPNATYRNHGSHAEAVEIIYDPTVTDYRTLLEFFFQIHDPTTKNRQGNDLGPSYRSAIFYVDEEQKRIALDTIADVDASGLWPGKVVTEVTPAGDFWEAEPEHQDYLQRYPNGYTCHFVRPGWKLPRRAQVAN, via the coding sequence ATGGCACCAGCTCAGAACGAGACCAAGAGGGCGATATTGGCCGGCGGTTGTTTCTGGGGTGTCCAGGAACTGATCCGCAAGCAACCGGGGGTGGTGACGACCAGGGTCGGCTACACCGGCGGCGACGTCCCCAACGCGACCTACCGCAATCACGGCAGCCACGCCGAAGCCGTCGAGATCATCTACGACCCCACGGTCACCGACTACCGCACGTTGCTGGAGTTCTTCTTCCAGATCCACGACCCCACGACGAAGAACCGGCAGGGCAACGATCTGGGTCCCAGCTACCGGTCGGCCATCTTCTATGTCGACGAAGAGCAGAAGCGCATTGCGTTGGACACCATCGCCGATGTCGACGCGTCCGGCCTGTGGCCCGGAAAGGTGGTCACCGAGGTCACCCCGGCCGGGGACTTCTGGGAAGCCGAACCCGAGCACCAGGACTACCTGCAGCGTTACCCGAACGGCTACACCTGCCACTTCGTGCGGCCTGGGTGGAAGCTGCCGCGACGGGCTCAGGTCGCTAACTGA
- a CDS encoding nuclear transport factor 2 family protein: MSGPEFPRSELVAAFEKFEETVARAAETHDWDAWVQHYTPDVLYIEHAAGTMRGRDEVRTWIQRTMTTFPGSHMVAFPSLWSVIDEPTGRIIMELDNPMRDPGDGSVITATNISIITYAGDGLWRRQEDIYNPLRFVQAALKWCRIAQEHGNLDDDAARFLKQYGGTQ; the protein is encoded by the coding sequence GTGAGTGGCCCGGAATTCCCCCGTAGCGAACTGGTGGCGGCCTTCGAAAAGTTCGAGGAAACGGTCGCGCGAGCGGCCGAAACGCATGACTGGGACGCGTGGGTGCAGCACTACACACCCGACGTCCTGTACATCGAACACGCCGCCGGCACCATGCGTGGCCGCGATGAGGTGCGCACCTGGATCCAGCGGACGATGACGACGTTTCCGGGCAGCCACATGGTGGCGTTCCCGTCGCTGTGGTCGGTCATCGACGAACCCACCGGGCGGATCATCATGGAACTCGACAACCCCATGCGCGATCCCGGCGACGGCAGCGTGATCACCGCGACCAACATCTCGATCATCACCTATGCCGGCGACGGACTGTGGCGCCGGCAAGAAGACATCTACAACCCGCTGCGCTTCGTGCAGGCCGCGCTGAAGTGGTGCCGCATAGCGCAGGAGCACGGCAACCTCGACGACGACGCCGCGCGGTTTCTGAAGCAGTACGGCGGTACGCAGTGA
- a CDS encoding NAD-dependent epimerase/dehydratase family protein — translation MNTKPKLVIGANGFLGSHVTRLLVQDGNEVRAVVRPNANTRTIDDLEVTRFHGDVFDTATVREAMAGCDDVYYCVVDTRAWLRDPSPLFRTNVEGLRNVLDVAKNADLRRFVFTSTYATVDRRHGHVATESDRIGPDRKVTPYVQSRVQAEDLVMRYVAEHGLPAVAMCVSTTYGSGDWGGTPHGAFIAGAVFGKLPFLMNGVELEVVGVDDAARAMILAAERGRNGEKYLISERMMALNDVVRIAADEAGVPPPRRSIPVPVLYALGAFGSLRARVTGKDAELSLQSVRMMRAEAPVDHSKAVRELGWQPRPVEESIREAARFWVAMRNGKKRAAAPSD, via the coding sequence GTGAACACCAAACCGAAACTGGTCATCGGCGCCAACGGCTTTCTCGGCTCGCACGTGACCCGGTTACTCGTGCAAGACGGCAACGAGGTGCGCGCGGTGGTGCGCCCGAACGCCAACACGCGCACTATCGACGATCTCGAGGTCACCCGATTCCACGGTGATGTCTTCGACACGGCCACTGTGCGGGAGGCGATGGCCGGTTGCGACGACGTGTACTACTGCGTCGTCGACACCCGCGCGTGGCTGCGCGACCCGTCGCCGCTGTTTCGCACCAACGTCGAAGGCCTCCGGAACGTTCTGGACGTGGCCAAAAATGCCGACCTGCGCAGGTTCGTCTTCACCAGTACCTACGCGACGGTGGATCGCCGGCATGGGCACGTTGCGACCGAATCCGACCGAATCGGTCCGGATCGAAAAGTCACTCCCTACGTCCAATCCCGGGTACAGGCAGAGGATTTGGTGATGCGGTACGTCGCGGAGCACGGCTTGCCGGCCGTCGCCATGTGCGTCTCCACGACCTACGGCAGTGGTGACTGGGGCGGCACCCCGCACGGTGCCTTCATCGCCGGCGCGGTCTTCGGCAAGTTGCCGTTCCTGATGAACGGCGTTGAGCTGGAAGTGGTCGGTGTCGACGATGCGGCCCGGGCCATGATCTTGGCGGCCGAACGCGGACGCAACGGTGAGAAATACCTGATCTCCGAACGCATGATGGCGCTGAACGACGTCGTGCGGATCGCGGCCGACGAGGCCGGGGTGCCACCGCCGCGGCGGTCGATTCCGGTGCCCGTGCTGTATGCCCTCGGCGCGTTCGGCAGCTTGCGCGCCCGGGTCACCGGCAAGGACGCCGAACTCAGCCTGCAGTCGGTGCGGATGATGCGCGCCGAGGCCCCGGTGGACCACAGCAAGGCCGTCCGCGAGCTGGGCTGGCAGCCCCGTCCGGTGGAGGAGTCGATCCGCGAAGCGGCCCGCTTCTGGGTCGCGATGCGAAACGGCAAGAAACGAGCGGCAGCACCGTCCGACTGA
- a CDS encoding class I SAM-dependent methyltransferase, producing the protein MLATLYAKALDADAEHPILGDQYAKAAVAKIDYDWRATTISPRRAPSVAIRTAHFDRWTRQFLAVHEESVVLHVGCGLDARVYRLDPGPGVRWYDIDYPEVIELRERVYPGRENYRVVAASVADPAWLREIPGDRPALFLGEGLTMYLTERDGLALLRRVVDQFPSGELQFDAFNTFGIRTQLINSVVRRSGSKLHWGIDGPSDILDAVPGVRLLAWESVFDSDTFSLVSPAMRWLGRAMGAVPVLRTMAQYHRYAFGRDRSQDGNVERERALHKS; encoded by the coding sequence ATGCTCGCGACGCTGTACGCAAAGGCGCTTGATGCCGACGCCGAGCACCCGATTCTGGGTGACCAGTATGCGAAGGCCGCCGTGGCGAAGATCGATTATGACTGGCGCGCAACGACTATCAGCCCCAGACGGGCGCCTTCGGTCGCGATCCGCACCGCCCACTTCGACCGCTGGACGCGTCAGTTCCTGGCGGTGCACGAGGAATCGGTGGTACTGCACGTGGGGTGCGGCCTGGACGCCCGCGTGTACCGACTGGACCCCGGGCCGGGGGTGCGGTGGTACGACATCGACTACCCCGAAGTGATCGAACTGCGCGAACGGGTCTACCCCGGCCGGGAGAACTATCGAGTGGTGGCGGCGTCGGTGGCGGATCCCGCGTGGCTGAGAGAAATCCCCGGCGACCGACCTGCGCTCTTTCTCGGCGAGGGCCTGACGATGTACCTGACCGAGCGTGACGGACTGGCGTTACTGCGCCGAGTCGTCGACCAATTCCCTTCCGGAGAACTGCAATTCGATGCGTTCAATACCTTCGGGATCCGGACTCAACTGATCAACAGCGTGGTCCGCCGCTCTGGTTCGAAGCTGCACTGGGGGATCGACGGGCCATCCGACATCCTCGACGCGGTACCGGGCGTGCGTTTGCTGGCCTGGGAATCGGTGTTCGACAGCGACACTTTCAGCCTGGTGTCACCGGCGATGCGTTGGCTGGGCCGGGCGATGGGTGCGGTACCGGTGCTGCGCACCATGGCGCAATACCATCGCTACGCGTTCGGGCGAGACCGATCTCAGGATGGGAATGTTGAGCGCGAGCGCGCGTTGCACAAATCATGA
- a CDS encoding DUF427 domain-containing protein, giving the protein MSHPEIKEPSAGHPITIESTRGRVQVRINGELVADTTSALELREATLPAVQYIPLGDVVQEVLTRTDTSTYCPFKGEASYYSVTTAGGETVEDAIWTYEAPYPAVAAIAGHVAFYPHKAEIEVVA; this is encoded by the coding sequence ATGAGCCACCCGGAAATAAAAGAGCCAAGCGCCGGACACCCGATCACCATCGAATCCACCAGAGGGCGGGTGCAGGTCCGCATCAACGGCGAGCTGGTCGCCGACACCACGTCGGCCCTCGAGCTACGGGAAGCCACTTTGCCCGCAGTGCAATACATTCCGCTCGGCGACGTGGTCCAAGAGGTATTGACTCGCACCGACACCAGCACCTACTGCCCGTTCAAGGGCGAGGCCAGCTACTACAGCGTCACCACCGCGGGGGGCGAGACCGTGGAAGACGCGATCTGGACCTATGAGGCGCCCTATCCCGCGGTCGCGGCGATCGCCGGCCACGTTGCGTTCTACCCGCACAAGGCCGAGATCGAGGTCGTTGCCTAG
- a CDS encoding nuclear transport factor 2 family protein gives MFMQSMCEGGDLDESFELLADDFTYWSITTRKELDKAALRQAIERRKQVFEVNIELLRCVNEGETVVIEGEVYGVSGEGVKYNSPFVCIFETRDGLITKIREYSDTQSLAEVYP, from the coding sequence ATGTTCATGCAGAGTATGTGCGAAGGTGGCGACCTCGACGAAAGCTTCGAACTGCTCGCCGACGACTTCACCTACTGGAGCATCACCACCCGCAAGGAGTTAGACAAGGCGGCCCTGCGCCAGGCCATCGAACGGCGCAAACAGGTCTTCGAGGTCAACATCGAACTGTTGCGGTGCGTCAACGAGGGCGAAACCGTCGTCATCGAGGGGGAGGTGTACGGCGTCTCCGGCGAAGGCGTCAAGTACAACAGCCCGTTCGTGTGCATCTTCGAGACCCGCGACGGGCTCATCACCAAAATTCGTGAGTACAGCGACACACAGTCGTTGGCGGAGGTGTACCCGTAG